The genomic interval CACCAGCCGGGCGGCGACCACTGGACGGTCCTGCTGGACCCGTCCGGCCAGCCGTTCTGCGTCAGCGCCGCCTCCGCCCCCGACGCGGCCGCCTGAGCCCGCACGCCGGCACCGCACTCTCCCCCCACGGCCCCGTAAGGACCAGCGCCATGCCCTTCGCCCCCTGCATCAGCGTCAAGGACACCACCGCCAGCATCACCTTCTACAAGCAGCTCGGCTTCGACGTGGACTCCAGCACCGCCCGCCCCGGTGACGACATCCACATGCTCGTCCACCAGGGCGAGTTCTGCGCGATGCTCTACAGCAACGCCGATCTCAAGAACTGGCTGCCCGTCCTCGCCGACACCCCCGTCGGCTTCGCCGGCATGTTCTACCTCGGCGTGGATGACCTGGACGGCTTCCGCGAACTCGTCAGCCGGCACGCCGAGATCGTCAAGGACGTCACGACCGACGGGACGGGACAGCGGATGTTCTACTTCCGCGACATCGACGGGTATGTCATCGGCGTGAACGACAAGGCCGCGTTCCAGTCGAGCGAGCTCGGCGAGATGTACGCGTGACGCGAGCGGGGCCGGGGGACTTCCCCCACCCCGCCCCTTCCCCCAACCAGGGCTCCGCCCCGGACCCCGGTCCTCGGCCCCGTCCCCAGGAGTGCAAGGAAAGCGACCTCGCCCCAGGGGAGCAGCCTCTGGCGCATGGGAGAGCCGACCTCGGGCAGGAGGCAAATCCAGCCCGTCCGGCGTTTGAGGACACCGCGCGTCAGCGCGGAACGGGGGCCCGGGGGCGAGCCCCTGGTTTCGGGAAGGGGCGGGGCTGGGGAAAAGCCCCGCGCAGCGGCGGCCCCACGCCCAGCCATACCCCCGCGTGGCTGGGAGCGCCGACCGCCCCGACGACCCCCGATGGACCTAGGCGGACCTAGGCGGACTCCGACGGAACGGACGTACCGGCCCGCGCCAGGCACCCCTCCCGAGGCCCAAGGCCCAACCCCCGCACCCCGCACCCCGGACGCCGCAGGGCTCACCCCCTCAACCCAGCCGCCCCTCCGCGTAAACCACCATCGCGTCCCGCAGATACCCCGCCAGCCCCTCCGCGATCTTGTCGTAGTTCGCCCGCATCCGGGGATCGTCGACGTACGTCTGTCCCAGCCCCTTGTACGCGACCGCGTTCGGGGTCCAGAACCGGCAGACGCCCTGGTAGTGGACGTCCACCTCGGCCTGTACCTCCGGGTCGGTGACCGGCGTGCCGGCCGCCATGTACTCCGCGAAGCGGATCATCTGGGCCGTCACCTCCCGCTGCCACCGCTCCATGTCCTCGGCGGTCATCGCGTCGACGGCCCGCCGGGACTCCTCCCACGCCTCCGGCCACCGCTCGCGCACCTCCGCGTCGTCGGTGGCGGCTGACTCGAACCCCTCGAAGAGGTTCTCCGGCCTGTTGATCTTCGTCATGGCGTCGTCGTCCTCGCCTTCCTCCAGTTCGGCGATGGTGCGGCCGACCGTGCGGGCCAGCGTCTCCAGCCGGTCCCGCTCCGTCAGCAGCCGCCGGTGGTGCTCGCGGAGCACGGCCACCCGGTCGACCTGACTGTCCAGGACCGCCTGGATCTCGCGCAGTCCCAGGTCCAGCTCCCGCATCAGCAGGATCTGCTGCAACCGCAGCAGATCAGCCTCCTCGTAGTAGCGGTGCCCGTTGCTCCCGATCCACGCCGGCGGCAGCAGGCCGATCTCGTCGTAGTGCCGCAGCGTCCGGGACGTCACCCCGGACATCCGGGCCACGTCCGCGATCGACCAGGCCATCGTGCCGCTCCCCTCGCCGGGCCGGTCTTTCCGGCCACACGGAAGACCGTAGGAGTTGACGCTGCGGCAACCGCAAGCCCGGACCGTGGACCGGAGCCGCCGGCCGTCAGGCCCGCTTCCGGCCCGGGTGCCGGGACAGCGCGCTGTCGGCGGCGTCGAGGATGTTACGGAAGGTGCCGGTGATGATCGGCTTCGCGACGCGCCGGGTGAGGAACGGGCCGAGCAGCGGGACGGGTATCTCGGCGCGGGTGGTCCACACGACCCGGGTGCCGCCGTCGACCTCGGAGAACGTCATACGGCCGAGCTCGTGCCGGGCCGGCGGCAGGCTGCGCTCGACGACGTACTCGGTGGAGTACGGCGGCTCGTAACCGGTGATGCGCTCCCGGAACCAGCCGATCGTCCAGAGGTGGACGCGCACCGCGCCGACACCGTAGGGCGCGGTCTCGCCGCGCCGGGTCAGGCGGCAGCGCAGCACCATGGGCGAGCGCGTGTAGTTGGTGGTCGTGGTGAGCCAGTCGAAGACCTCGTCGATCGGGGCGTGGACGACTCGTTCCACGGTCATGGTTTCCACGGCGGGCTTCCTCCTCTGTCGAGTGGGCGCACCGCGTCGGCGCGGTGCAGCTTGTCCGGGTTGCGCATGCCGTAGAGGCCGGTGACGCGTCCGTCGTCGATCTCGAACGCGAGCAGCCAGCCGGGTCCCCCGTCGGCGGGGAACCGGACCGCGGGCATGCCGTTGCAGGTGAGGTGCTCGAACCGGTCCGTCGAGGTGCCGGCGCGGGTCACGCCGAGGACGAACCGGGCCACGTCGTCGCGGCCGCTGACGGGGCGGCGGACGGTGGAGACCTTCCCGCCGCCGTCGGCGAACACCACGACGTCGGGCGCCAGCAGGTCCATCAGCGCCTGGACCTCGCCGGTCGCCGCCGCGCGCAGGAACCGCCGGACGACCTCCCGGCCGGCGGCCGAATCGGGCTCGAAGCGGCGGCGCCGCGCGTGGACGTGCCGCCGCGCCCGGTGGGCGATCTGCCGGACGGTGGGCTCGGCCTTGCCGACCGAGGCGGCGATCTCGCCGTGGGTGTAGCCGAACACGTCATGCAGCACGAACACCGCGCGCTCGGTCGGGTTCAGCGTCTCCAGGACGAGCATCATCGCCATCGACACCGACTCCGCCAGGACGGCGTCCTCGCCGACCCCGGGCGCGGTGCGGATCGGCTCGGGCAGCCACGTACCGACGTACTCCTCGCGCCGGGCCTTGACCGCGCGCAGGTGGTTGAGGGCCTGCCGGGTCACCACCCGGACCAGATAGGCGCGCGGGTGCTCGACCTCGGCCGGATCGACCGCGCTCCACCGCAGATAGCTCTCCTGGAGCACGTCCTCGGCGTCGGAAGCGCTGCCCAGCATCTCGTAGGCGATGGTGAACAGCAGCGGACGGTGCTCGGTGAACGCGTCCTCGCCCATATCCGGATCCCACCCCTTCCTCTCCCCGGCGCGTCGGCCGGTGCGCGGTCGTCGCACCCCGGCTCCTCTCCCCGGACGCACATCGAGACACCTCGGACCGGAGAACCGTGACACCCATCCGTTGTGATTCACTTCACAAGGAGGCCGCCGAGCGCACCCTGTGGGCGTCTTCGATGCTCAGGGACCACCTGTAGCGCTCGGCCACACGCCCTTCCGGGAACTTTTGCAAGCAGGCGCTTGCAAAAGTTAGCAACGTGGGGCAGCATCGTCCGCATGGCATCACTCAACGTCGGCAATCTCGGTGAGTACCTGCGGGAGCAGCGGCGCAACGCCCAGCTCACCCTGCGGCAGCTCGCCGACGCCGCCGGAGTGTCCAACCCGTATCTCAGCCAGATCGAGCGCGGCCTGCGCAAGCCGAGCGCCGAGATCCTCCAGCAGATCGCCAAGGCGCTGCGGATCTCCGCCGAGACCTTGTACGTGCAGGCCGGGATCCTCGACGAGCGGGACCGGGACGAGGCGGAGGTCCGCAGCGTGATCCTCGCCGACCCCTCGATCAATGAGCAGCAGAAGCAGGCGCTGCTCCAGATCTACGAGTCCTTCCGCAAGGAGAACGGGCTCGCGACGGACGACGACAGCAACCCTCCGAGCTGATCCGGGAGACCATCGCCATGGCCACCACCGAAGACATCCGCAAGGTCGCCACCGACACCGCGTACGCCGCGGCGGGCGCCGCCGACCTGACCGCCGAGAAGATCGGCCAGCTCGTCGCCGAGGCCCCCGAGCGCTTCCAGCAGCTCAAGAACACCGACCCCAAGGCCGTGCAGGAGAAGGTGACCCAGCGGGCCAAGGAGGCCCAGGCCACCGCTTCCGCGAAGTTCGCGGAGATCGTCGGGGCCCTCGACACCGACTTCAAGAAGCTCAGCCAGACCGCGCAGGACCTGGCGCTCCAGGGCGTCGGCCAGGCGGTCGGGGTCGCGGCCAAGGCCGGCGAGACCTACGAGAAGCTGGCCGAGCGCGGCCGCGTCGCCGTGCAGACCTGGCGCGGCGAGGTCGCCGAGGAGGTCACGGACATCGCCGTGGCCATCGAGCCGGACAGCGCCAAGCCCGCCGACGAGCAGGCCGGCACCCGGGCCGACGCCCAGGCCGGCGACGACGCCACCGCGCCGCAGGAAGGCACGGACGAGGCCGCCGACTCCAAGCCCGCCGCGCGGAAGACCACGGCGCGCAAGACCACCGCCAAGAAGGCGGACGCCAAGGCGGGCGACGAGCAGCAGTAAGCACCGGCGGGCGCGTCGCCGGACCGGGAACATCCGGGCACATATCCCGTGCCCGGATCGTTCTCCCGGTACGGTGGCGTCGGACCGCCGCCAGGCGCCCCGACAGAGGACCGGCAAGAGCAAGAGGTGAGCGACGTGCTGGTAGAAGGCTTCAACGAGGTCATGTCCTGGGTGTCCGTCGGCCTGCTCGCCTTCGCCCTGTGCGCGTTCGTCAACGCCGCGGTCCACCGCGAGGACGCCTACCGCGCGGCGGACAAGCAGTCCAAGGCCTTCTGGCTGATCATCCTGGGCGTGGCGGCCGCGGTGAACCTCTTCATGGGCGTCTTCGGCTTCCTGCCGATCCTCGGACTGATCGCCACGATCGTCTACGTGGTGGACGTCCGCCCCGCCCTCAAGCACGCCTCGGGCGGGCGCGGGCCGCGACGCGGCGGCTCCAGCTCGGACGGGCCGTACGGCCCGTACAACGGCCGGCGGTAGGCGGCAGGGGCCGGCGGCAGGCTTTCCCCCGCCCCTTCCCGGTACCGGGTGACGATTCAGCCCGTCCGGCGTTTGAGGACACCGCGCGTCAGCGCGGAAAGGGGTCTGGGGCGAAGCCCCCAGTTACGGGAAGGGGCGGGTAGGGGAAAAAGCCCCCGCCCCCTCAGACCTGGAGATCCGACAGCGCCGACGTCGACGCCGACGCCTGCGCCGGAATCACCCGCAGCCCACCACCCTCGACCCGCCCGTCCCGGCCGGCACCCCGGTCGCCCCGATCCAGCAGCAGCACCGCCAGATCGTCCGTCAGCTCCCCGCCGTTGAGCTCCTGGACCCGCGCCACCGCGGCCTCCAGCAGCGCCTCGCCCCGGAGCCCGTCCTTCACCTGACGGGTGATCAATTCGACCATGCCGTCCTGGCCGAGGCGCTCGGAACCGGCCCCGATCTTCCCCTCGATCAGGCCGTCCGTGTACATCATCAGACTCCAGTGGCCGCCGAGTTCGACCTGGGTGCGCGGCCAGCGGGCGCGCCGGAGCAGGCCGAGCGCCGGGCCGCCGTCGTCCTGCGGCAGCAGCCGGGGCGCCTGCCCGGGAACGGCGAACAGCGGGGCGGGGTGCCCGGCCAGGCTCAGCCCGGCCCGCCGCCCGTCCGGCGAGATGTCGACGGCGCAGAGCGTCGCGAAGGTCTCCTCGTCCGCCCGCTCGTGCTCCAGGACCTGCTGCAAGGTGGCGAGCAGCTCGTCGCCGCAGAGCCCGGCGAAGGTCAACGCCCGCCACGCTATGCGCAGTTCGACGCCGAGCGCGGCCTCGTCCGGGCCGTGCCCGCTGACGTCACCGATCATCGCGTGCACGGTGCCGTCGGGCGTCCGCACGGCGTCGTAGAAGTCGCCGCCGAGCAGGGCGCGGCTGCGGCCCGGCCGGTAACGGGCGGCGAAGCGCAGGCCGGAGCCCGCCAGCAGCGGGGTCGGCAGCAGGCCGCGCTCCAGCCGGGCGTTCTCCTGGGCGCGCAGCCGGGATTCGGTGAGCTGCCGCTGGGTGAGGTCGGCGCGCTTGCGCGCGATGGCGTAGCGGATGGCGCGGCCGAGCACCCGGCCGTCGAGCTCCTCGCGGAAGAGGTAGTCCTGCGCCCCGGCGCGCACGGCCTCCGCGGCGCGTTCGGCGTCGGCCTCCGCCGTCAGGGCGAGTACGGCGTGGCGCGGGGCCAGCCGCAGCACCTCGTGCAGGGCGGCCAGCTCGTCCGTGCCGTCGGCGGGCGGCGTGGTGAGGTCGAGGAGGACGCAGTCGACGTCGTCGGTGAGCAGCCGCTCCGCCTCGGTGAGGTTGCGGGCCGTGCGGACGCGGAAGGGCTTGGCCACGGGACCGCCCACGGCCCCGGACATGCCGGTGATCTCCGGGACCGACAGCGGTCCGGCGGGATCACTCTCGATCACCAGGAGGGTCAGCCCGGCGTCGGGCGGCGTCGCGGAGGGCTCCGCGGGCCTCGGCGCGGGTACGGGCATGGTGGTGGTTTCCTTCCGTTCCCCCCGGGAGTGCGGACCCGCCGACCGGCGGGTACCGAACGCGACCATAGCGTCAGGCACGGTCGAACGGAATGGAACGAAGCCACTCGCCGCTGTCATATGCCCTAGCCGGAAATGCATTTGGCGCGGTCGGAGAGAATCACTCGATGACATACATCACGCTCGTCCGGGGCGACATCACAGAGCAGGCCGTCGACGCCGTCGTGAACGCGGCGAACAGCTCCCTGCTGGGCGGGGGCGGCGTGGACGGGGCCGTCCACCGGCGCGGCGGGCCCGAGATCCTGGCCGCCTGCCGTGACCTGCGGGCGGGCCACTACGGGCGCGGTCTGGCGGCCGGCCGGGCCGTCGCCACGACCGCGGGCCGGCTGCCCGCCCGCTGGGTGATCCACACGGTGGGCCCGGTCTTCTCGCCCGACGAGGACCGCTCCGCGACCCTCGCGTCCTGCTACCGGGAGTCGCTGCGGGTGGCGGACGAGCTGGGCGCCCGTACGGTCGCGTTCCCGGCGATCTCCACAGGTGTCTACCGCTGGCCGATGGCGGACGCGGCGCGGATCGCGGTCCGGGCGGTCACGGAGGCGGCGGAGGAGACGGGCTCGGGCGTCACGGAGGCGCGCTTCGTCCTCTTCGACGCGGCGGCCTTCGAAGCCTTCGAGGCGGCGCTGGCGGGCTGATCTCGGCCCGGCCGGCATTCGAGGCCACCGCGCGGAGCGGAAAGGGTGCCCGGGGGCGAAGCCCCCGGGCAGGGGAAACGGCCCCGCGGGGCACTACCCCGGCCGCACCACCCCGAGCACCGGCATCGTCCCCGCCCCCGCCATCGTCACCTGCCGGCCGGGCCGCGGCGCGTGCACCATCGTGCCGTCGCCCACGTACATCCCCACATGGCTCGCGTCCGCGAAGTAGATGATCAGATCGCCGGGGCGCATGTCCTTGACGTCCACCTTGGGCAGCTGGCGCCACTGCTCCTGCGAGGTGCGCGGTATGGGCCGGCCGGCGGCTGCCCAGGCCTTCAGGGTCAGGCCCGAGCAGTCGAAGGTGTCGGGGCCTTCGGCGCCCCACACGTAGTTCTTGCCGATCTGGGCGGTCGCGAAGGCGACGGCCCGCTTGCCGTCGCCCGTCGCCGAGCCGGCGTCCTTGAGGGTGACGCCCTTCACGGCGTCGGAGGAGAGCCACTGCTTCTGCTGCTGCCGGGCCCGCTCCTCCTCCAGCTGCCGCAGCCGCTCCTTCTCCTTCTCCTCCAGCCGCGACTCCAGCGCCCTGGCGGCCGACAGCTTGGACTCGATCTCCCGCTTGGCGCTCTCCTTGCGCTTGCGCTCGTCGTCGAGGGTGCGCCAGCGCTTGCTCGCGGCCTTCGCGTAGCCGTCGAGGTCCTTCTGGGTGGCGGCGGCCTCGGCGATCAGACCGCGCGTGGCGGCCTCCCCTTTATGGGTGAGCGCGAGGCCCTCCAGGAAGGTCTGCGGGGAGGCCGAGAGGAAGAGCCGCACCTGGGGCGGCATGGAGCCGTCGCGGTACTGGGCGCGGGCCAGCGAGCCGGCCTGGTTACGGAGCCGGTTCATCCGCTCCTGCGCGGCGGCCGCGTTCTTCGCGATCTCCACGATCGACTTCTCCTGGCGGCGGGTCGCCTCGTCCGCCGCGTTGTACGCGTCGGTGGCCGCCTCCGCCTGCCGGTAGAGGCCCTCCACCTCCTTGTGCACGTCCTCCAGGCTCCGCGTCGGCGGCTTCGCGTCCGCGAAGGCCACACCGGGCACGGCGACCGCCCAGACCAGCGCCGTCAGCGCTATCGCGTACCCGCCCGTACCCCTGCCGTACCGCCTCACAGGCCACCTCCGCGGCGTCCGCCCCCATGTCTGACATACCGTCACGTGAGACACGGATGCTGCCATGGCCACCCGGAAACCGACAGAGATCTGCGTCACACTCGGTGGGGAAATCGGCCTTTCCGCCGGGCCACCACCCTGACGGGTGAGGTTCACCCTCCGTTCACTCTCACCCTTCGACCGCTTCACCTGTTCTGCCTAATTTCGGGGCTAGAAGGTGTGAGCCCCACCGTCCGAACGGCCCTCACCCTCGTGGCACGACCAGAGCAACATGAGCACCACCCACCTCTCGCACGCCGCCCCAGCGGCGGCTCCCGGAAGGAACACCCGAAAGTGAAGCTTCAGCGCAAGAACCGGCTCCGCGCCGTCGCCTTCGGCGCCATCGCCGTCTCCGGCGCCCTGGTCCTCACGGCGTGCGGCTCGGACGACAACAGCGGCGGCGGCTCCACCGGCGGTGGCTCCACCAAGGCCGCCGGCAACATCAAGTGCGAGGGCAAGGGCCAGCTGCTGGCCTCGGGCTCGTCCGCGCAGAAGAACGCCATGGACCTGTGGGTCAAGAACTTCATGGCGGCCTGCAAGGACATCCAGATCAACTACAAGCCCACCGGTTCGGGCGCGGGCATCCAGGAGTTCCTCCAGGGCAAGACCGCCTTCGCCGGCTCCGACTCCGCGCTCAAGCCGGAGGAGGTCACCAAGTCCAAGGAGGTCGTCAAGGGCGGTCAGGGCATCAACCTGCCCCTGGTCGGCGGCCCCATCGCCGTGGGTTACAAGGTCCCCGGCGTGAAGGACCTGGTCCTGGACGCGGACACGCTCGCCAAGATCTTCGACAACAAGATCGACAAGTGGAACGACCCGGCGATCGCCAAGCTCAACAAGGACGCCAAGCTCCCCGACCTCAAGATCCAGGCGTTCCACCGCTCGGACGAGTCGGGCACCACGGACAACTTCACCAAGTACCTCAAGGCCGCCGCCGACAAGTCCTGGCCGTACGAGCCCGCCAAGGCCTGGAAGCCCAAGGGCGGCCAGTCCGCCGACGGCTCGGCCGGTGTGTCCTCGCAGGTCAAGCAGACCGACGGCGCCATCTCCTACTTCGAGCTCTCCTACGCCACCGCCAACAAGATCGACACGGTCAAGCTGAACACCGGCGCCAGCGCCCCGGTCGAGGCCACCTCGGACAACGCCTCCAAGGCGATCGCCGAGGCCAAGATCACCGGCACCGGCAAGGACCTCGCGCTCAAGCTCAACTACGCCACCAAGGCCGAGGGCGCCTACCCGATCACCCTGGTGACGTACGAGGTCGTCGGCGACAAGGGCAACAAGGCCGAGACCCTGCCCGCCACCAAGTCCTTCCTGACCTACATCGCGAGCGAGGACGGCCAGTCCGTCCTCAAGGACCTCGGCTACGCCCCGCTGCCCGCCGAGATCGCGACGAAGGTCCGCGAGGCCGTCGCGAGCCTCGCCTGACCCGTGTGCGGCCGGGACCCGGACCGGGTCCCGGCCGCACCGTCCGGTGCACCGCCGCGCCAGGGGCCGCGCTCATCCGCGAGCCGGCCCCGCAGACCGGAGAAACCCATGGAAATATCCTCAGCCACCGCAGACTCACCACCGCCACCGGCCGGCGGGCCCGCCACCGCGGCCCGGACGAAGTCGGCCACCCGACCGGGTGACCGCATCTTCCTCGCCTTCTCCCGGGGCTCCGGCATCCTGCTCCTGGTGATCATGGCCGCGATCGCGGTCTTCCTCACCGTCCGGGCCACCAGCGCCCTCTCGAAGAACGAAGGCAACTTCTTCACCACCTTCGAGTGGACCGCCAACGGCACCCCGCCGGTCTTCGGCATAGCCGTCCTGGCCTTCGGCACCGTGGTCAGCTCGGTCATCGCGATGCTCATCGCGGTCCCGGTCGCCATCGGCATCGCGCTCTTCATCTCGCACTACGCGCCCCGCCGGCTGGCCACCCCGCTGTCCTACGTGATCGACCTGCTCGCCGCCGTGCCGTCCATCGTCTACGGCCTCTGGGGCGCCCTCTTCCTGGTGCCCCACCTCGGCGGCCTCTACAGCTGGCTCGACGACTACCTCGGCTGGACCGGGATCTTCGCGTACCACGACGGCGCCGCCCGCTCCCTCTTCACCATCGGCATCCTGCTGGCGATCATGATCCTGCCGATCGTCACCAGCGTCAGCCGCGAGGTCTTCCTCCAGACCCCGAAGATGAACGAGGAGGCCGCGCTCGCGCTCGGCGCGACCCGCTGGGAAGTCATCCGGATGGCCGTCCTCCCGTTCGGCCGTTCCGGTGTCATCAGCGCCTCGATGCTGGGCCTCGGCCGCGCGCTCGGCGAGACCATGGCCGTCGCGACGGTCCTCTCCCCCAGCTTCGAGATCGGCAAGAGCCTGCTGGACCCCGGCGGCGGAACGTTTGCGCAGAACATCGCCAGCAGCTTCAAGGAGTCCGGTGAGATCGGCAAGGACGCCCTGATCGCCTCCGGTCTGGTGCTCTTCGTCCTCACCCTGCTGGTCAACGGCGCCGCCCGCCTGATCATCGCGCGCCGCAAGGAGTACACGGCATGAGCGGAGTGACCATGAACGAGCCGCTGGTCGCCGACGACGTCCCGGGCGCCTCCCGGCCCCTGCGCCAGCCGCGCCTCCCCCGCTGGACCCCGGCCGCCCTCGCCGCCGCCTCGGTGGCCGTGGGCGTGGGCATCGGCCTGGGCGCCGGGCTGCACAGCCGCATCCAGTGGGGCCTGATCGCCGTCCTCCTCTTCGTCGCCGGGATGTACGCCCTCGCGACCCGCGTCGAGGGCCGCCGGCAGGCCAAGGACCGGCTGGCCACCAGCCTGGTCTGGGTCTGCTTCGTCCTCGCCGTGATCCCGCTGGTCTCCCTCGGTTGGGAGACGGTCTCGCGCGGCAGCAAGGTGCTCGACGGCAACTTCCTCACGCACTCCATGGCCGGCGTGCTGACCATCCAGCCCGGCGGCGGCGTCTACCACGCGATCATCGGCACCCTGGAGCAGGTCGGCATCGCCACCGCCATCGCGGCCCCGATCGGCCTGCTGACCGCCGTCTACCTGGTGGAGTACGGCCGCGGCCGGCTCGCCAAGGCGGTCACCTTCTTCGTCGACGTCATGACGGGCATCCCGTCGATCGTCGCCGGTCTGTTCATCCTCAGCTTCTGGATCCTGATGCTGGACTTCGGCTACTCCGGCTTCGCCGGGTCGATGGCCCTGGCGATCCTGATGATGCCCGTCGTCGTCCGCTCCACCGAGGAGATGCTCAAGCTCGTACCGAACGAGCTGCGCGAGGCCTCGCTGGCCCTCGGCGTGCCCAAGTGGCGCACGATCCTCAAGGTCGTCCTGCCCACCGCCATCGGCGGCATCGCCACCGGTGTGATGCTCGCGGTCGCCCGCATCGCCGGTGAGTCCGCCCCGATCGTGCTGCTGGTCTTCGGCTCCCAGCTGATCAACAACAACCCCTTCGACGGAGCCCAGTCCTCGCTGCCGTACTACATCTACGAGCAGTGGGCGGCCGGCAACGACGCCAGCTACGACCGCGCCTGGGCGGCGGCCCTCGTCCTCATCGCCTTCGTGATGAT from Streptomyces albireticuli carries:
- a CDS encoding MerR family transcriptional regulator — translated: MAWSIADVARMSGVTSRTLRHYDEIGLLPPAWIGSNGHRYYEEADLLRLQQILLMRELDLGLREIQAVLDSQVDRVAVLREHHRRLLTERDRLETLARTVGRTIAELEEGEDDDAMTKINRPENLFEGFESAATDDAEVRERWPEAWEESRRAVDAMTAEDMERWQREVTAQMIRFAEYMAAGTPVTDPEVQAEVDVHYQGVCRFWTPNAVAYKGLGQTYVDDPRMRANYDKIAEGLAGYLRDAMVVYAEGRLG
- a CDS encoding RNA polymerase sigma-70 factor is translated as MGEDAFTEHRPLLFTIAYEMLGSASDAEDVLQESYLRWSAVDPAEVEHPRAYLVRVVTRQALNHLRAVKARREEYVGTWLPEPIRTAPGVGEDAVLAESVSMAMMLVLETLNPTERAVFVLHDVFGYTHGEIAASVGKAEPTVRQIAHRARRHVHARRRRFEPDSAAGREVVRRFLRAAATGEVQALMDLLAPDVVVFADGGGKVSTVRRPVSGRDDVARFVLGVTRAGTSTDRFEHLTCNGMPAVRFPADGGPGWLLAFEIDDGRVTGLYGMRNPDKLHRADAVRPLDRGGSPPWKP
- a CDS encoding DUF2516 family protein, producing the protein MLVEGFNEVMSWVSVGLLAFALCAFVNAAVHREDAYRAADKQSKAFWLIILGVAAAVNLFMGVFGFLPILGLIATIVYVVDVRPALKHASGGRGPRRGGSSSDGPYGPYNGRR
- the pstS gene encoding phosphate ABC transporter substrate-binding protein PstS, with the protein product MKLQRKNRLRAVAFGAIAVSGALVLTACGSDDNSGGGSTGGGSTKAAGNIKCEGKGQLLASGSSAQKNAMDLWVKNFMAACKDIQINYKPTGSGAGIQEFLQGKTAFAGSDSALKPEEVTKSKEVVKGGQGINLPLVGGPIAVGYKVPGVKDLVLDADTLAKIFDNKIDKWNDPAIAKLNKDAKLPDLKIQAFHRSDESGTTDNFTKYLKAAADKSWPYEPAKAWKPKGGQSADGSAGVSSQVKQTDGAISYFELSYATANKIDTVKLNTGASAPVEATSDNASKAIAEAKITGTGKDLALKLNYATKAEGAYPITLVTYEVVGDKGNKAETLPATKSFLTYIASEDGQSVLKDLGYAPLPAEIATKVREAVASLA
- a CDS encoding SRPBCC family protein gives rise to the protein METMTVERVVHAPIDEVFDWLTTTTNYTRSPMVLRCRLTRRGETAPYGVGAVRVHLWTIGWFRERITGYEPPYSTEYVVERSLPPARHELGRMTFSEVDGGTRVVWTTRAEIPVPLLGPFLTRRVAKPIITGTFRNILDAADSALSRHPGRKRA
- the pstA gene encoding phosphate ABC transporter permease PstA, whose translation is MNEPLVADDVPGASRPLRQPRLPRWTPAALAAASVAVGVGIGLGAGLHSRIQWGLIAVLLFVAGMYALATRVEGRRQAKDRLATSLVWVCFVLAVIPLVSLGWETVSRGSKVLDGNFLTHSMAGVLTIQPGGGVYHAIIGTLEQVGIATAIAAPIGLLTAVYLVEYGRGRLAKAVTFFVDVMTGIPSIVAGLFILSFWILMLDFGYSGFAGSMALAILMMPVVVRSTEEMLKLVPNELREASLALGVPKWRTILKVVLPTAIGGIATGVMLAVARIAGESAPIVLLVFGSQLINNNPFDGAQSSLPYYIYEQWAAGNDASYDRAWAAALVLIAFVMILNLVARGIARWKAPKTHR
- a CDS encoding PP2C family protein-serine/threonine phosphatase encodes the protein MPVPAPRPAEPSATPPDAGLTLLVIESDPAGPLSVPEITGMSGAVGGPVAKPFRVRTARNLTEAERLLTDDVDCVLLDLTTPPADGTDELAALHEVLRLAPRHAVLALTAEADAERAAEAVRAGAQDYLFREELDGRVLGRAIRYAIARKRADLTQRQLTESRLRAQENARLERGLLPTPLLAGSGLRFAARYRPGRSRALLGGDFYDAVRTPDGTVHAMIGDVSGHGPDEAALGVELRIAWRALTFAGLCGDELLATLQQVLEHERADEETFATLCAVDISPDGRRAGLSLAGHPAPLFAVPGQAPRLLPQDDGGPALGLLRRARWPRTQVELGGHWSLMMYTDGLIEGKIGAGSERLGQDGMVELITRQVKDGLRGEALLEAAVARVQELNGGELTDDLAVLLLDRGDRGAGRDGRVEGGGLRVIPAQASASTSALSDLQV
- a CDS encoding C40 family peptidase, yielding MRRYGRGTGGYAIALTALVWAVAVPGVAFADAKPPTRSLEDVHKEVEGLYRQAEAATDAYNAADEATRRQEKSIVEIAKNAAAAQERMNRLRNQAGSLARAQYRDGSMPPQVRLFLSASPQTFLEGLALTHKGEAATRGLIAEAAATQKDLDGYAKAASKRWRTLDDERKRKESAKREIESKLSAARALESRLEEKEKERLRQLEEERARQQQKQWLSSDAVKGVTLKDAGSATGDGKRAVAFATAQIGKNYVWGAEGPDTFDCSGLTLKAWAAAGRPIPRTSQEQWRQLPKVDVKDMRPGDLIIYFADASHVGMYVGDGTMVHAPRPGRQVTMAGAGTMPVLGVVRPG
- a CDS encoding VOC family protein gives rise to the protein MPFAPCISVKDTTASITFYKQLGFDVDSSTARPGDDIHMLVHQGEFCAMLYSNADLKNWLPVLADTPVGFAGMFYLGVDDLDGFRELVSRHAEIVKDVTTDGTGQRMFYFRDIDGYVIGVNDKAAFQSSELGEMYA
- a CDS encoding helix-turn-helix domain-containing protein: MASLNVGNLGEYLREQRRNAQLTLRQLADAAGVSNPYLSQIERGLRKPSAEILQQIAKALRISAETLYVQAGILDERDRDEAEVRSVILADPSINEQQKQALLQIYESFRKENGLATDDDSNPPS
- the pstC gene encoding phosphate ABC transporter permease subunit PstC encodes the protein MEISSATADSPPPPAGGPATAARTKSATRPGDRIFLAFSRGSGILLLVIMAAIAVFLTVRATSALSKNEGNFFTTFEWTANGTPPVFGIAVLAFGTVVSSVIAMLIAVPVAIGIALFISHYAPRRLATPLSYVIDLLAAVPSIVYGLWGALFLVPHLGGLYSWLDDYLGWTGIFAYHDGAARSLFTIGILLAIMILPIVTSVSREVFLQTPKMNEEAALALGATRWEVIRMAVLPFGRSGVISASMLGLGRALGETMAVATVLSPSFEIGKSLLDPGGGTFAQNIASSFKESGEIGKDALIASGLVLFVLTLLVNGAARLIIARRKEYTA
- a CDS encoding O-acetyl-ADP-ribose deacetylase yields the protein MTYITLVRGDITEQAVDAVVNAANSSLLGGGGVDGAVHRRGGPEILAACRDLRAGHYGRGLAAGRAVATTAGRLPARWVIHTVGPVFSPDEDRSATLASCYRESLRVADELGARTVAFPAISTGVYRWPMADAARIAVRAVTEAAEETGSGVTEARFVLFDAAAFEAFEAALAG